The following are encoded in a window of Aromatoleum petrolei genomic DNA:
- a CDS encoding PEP/pyruvate-binding domain-containing protein, translating into MGSALMAEDVHLAPGIDSRAPKVCFFEDCNKDSVPLVGGKCASLGELINAGVRVPPGFALTTAGYAQFMRDAGILDEVNGLLQGLDHDDMDKLEAASAAIRQMIESRPMSIELEDLIAEAYRKLSVRCYLPAVPVAVRSSATAEDLPGASFAGQQDTYLWIRGIDSVMHHVRKCISSLYTARAIAYRIRMGFPHEQVAISVGVQKMANAYTAGVMFTLHPSTGDRSVIVIDSNFGFGESVVSGEVTPDNFVVNKVTLDIIERTISTKEICYTADLKLQRSVAMEVPVERQNIQSILDDEITELSWMAKKIEKHYGRPMDIEWAIDKNLPAGGNVFILQARPETIWSNKQKAPATTGATTAMDYIVSSLIVGKRLS; encoded by the coding sequence ATGGGAAGCGCTTTGATGGCCGAAGACGTGCACCTGGCCCCCGGCATCGACAGCCGGGCCCCGAAGGTGTGCTTCTTCGAGGACTGCAACAAGGACTCGGTGCCGCTCGTGGGGGGCAAGTGCGCCTCGCTCGGCGAACTGATCAACGCCGGCGTGCGGGTGCCGCCGGGCTTCGCCCTGACCACCGCGGGCTACGCGCAGTTCATGCGTGACGCCGGCATCCTGGACGAGGTGAACGGGCTGCTGCAGGGCCTGGACCACGACGACATGGACAAGCTGGAGGCCGCCTCCGCCGCCATTCGCCAGATGATCGAGTCGCGGCCGATGTCGATCGAACTGGAGGACCTGATCGCCGAGGCCTACCGCAAGCTGTCGGTGCGCTGCTACCTGCCGGCGGTGCCGGTGGCGGTGCGCTCCAGCGCGACGGCGGAGGATCTGCCCGGCGCGAGCTTCGCCGGGCAGCAGGACACCTATCTGTGGATCCGCGGCATCGACAGCGTGATGCACCACGTGCGCAAGTGCATCTCCAGCCTCTATACGGCCCGGGCCATCGCCTACCGCATCCGCATGGGCTTCCCGCACGAGCAGGTGGCGATCAGTGTGGGCGTGCAGAAGATGGCGAACGCCTATACGGCAGGCGTGATGTTCACGCTGCATCCCTCCACGGGCGACCGCTCGGTGATCGTGATCGACTCGAACTTCGGCTTCGGCGAGTCGGTGGTGTCGGGCGAGGTCACGCCGGACAACTTCGTGGTCAATAAGGTCACGCTGGACATCATCGAGCGGACGATCTCGACGAAGGAGATCTGCTACACGGCGGACCTCAAGTTGCAGCGCTCGGTCGCGATGGAGGTGCCGGTCGAACGCCAGAACATCCAGTCGATCCTCGACGACGAGATCACCGAACTCTCGTGGATGGCCAAGAAGATCGAGAAGCACTACGGCCGTCCGATGGACATCGAGTGGGCGATCGACAAGAACCTGCCGGCCGGCGGCAACGTTTTCATCCTGCAGGCCAGACCCGAAACGATCTGGAGCAACAAGCAGAAGGCGCCGGCGACGACCGGGGCGACTACGGCGATGGATTACATCGTGTCGAGCCTGATCGTCGGCAAACGCCTGAGCTGA
- a CDS encoding CBS domain-containing protein encodes MIVRNWMQANPAVLGSDTLLSEAKRILSETNLHALPVVDDGRLRGLVTRAGCLRAAHAAIRSQSPDELNYFSNHVKVKDVMVRNPATIDANDTMERCLQVGQQAGVGQLPVLDDGHVVGMISAIEMFSLAAHFLGAWERRSGVTLAPTRIGPGTIGRIADIVEGTGAEVHAIYPISLGPKGVASGDQERKVIVRFHHADTAEVTRALTTAGYEVIESVQATH; translated from the coding sequence ATGATCGTACGCAACTGGATGCAAGCCAATCCCGCGGTGCTCGGCAGCGACACGCTGCTGTCCGAGGCGAAGCGGATCCTGTCCGAAACCAACCTGCATGCGCTGCCCGTCGTCGATGACGGGCGACTGCGCGGGCTGGTGACCCGCGCCGGCTGCCTGCGCGCAGCGCACGCGGCGATCCGCAGCCAGAGCCCGGATGAGCTGAACTACTTCTCGAACCACGTGAAGGTGAAGGACGTGATGGTGCGCAACCCCGCCACCATCGATGCCAACGACACGATGGAGCGCTGCCTGCAGGTCGGCCAGCAGGCGGGCGTCGGCCAGCTGCCGGTGCTGGACGACGGCCATGTCGTCGGGATGATCTCGGCGATCGAGATGTTCTCGCTCGCGGCGCACTTCCTCGGCGCATGGGAGCGCAGGAGCGGCGTGACGCTGGCGCCGACGCGCATCGGCCCGGGAACGATCGGCCGCATCGCCGACATCGTCGAGGGCACGGGCGCCGAGGTGCACGCGATCTACCCGATCAGCCTCGGGCCGAAGGGCGTCGCGAGCGGCGACCAGGAGCGCAAGGTGATCGTGCGCTTCCATCACGCCGATACCGCCGAAGTCACGCGCGCGCTCACGACCGCCGGCTACGAAGTCATCGAGTCGGTGCAGGCCACGCACTGA